Sequence from the Phragmites australis chromosome 6, lpPhrAust1.1, whole genome shotgun sequence genome:
ATTTCAGCATGTCGTGCTTTGTGGGTTGAGCATATCTAACAATTGTGCAACTTTTCAGCATGTAATCACTGTTCTGAATGTGCTGTACTATCATCCACGGTCCACGCCTCAACTTCTCCATCAGTTGCATTCTGTGATTCAAAAGTGCAAATGTCCTATTGGCAATATCGACGTATATATTACTAAATAAAATTCGAGAAAATTAACATAGCACAATTGCAAATAGGCATGAACATTGTAACACACTGTCTAATGTGAAGATAAggatacatatagtttacaacTTGAGCGATGTTTCAATGAATCAATGCCATAGAGGTAATACATAGAACAAAGGGGGCTTGGGcttgccaaaaaaaattggTAACAATTCAGATGAGTGCCAAAGCCTTGAGGATAACCAAAATCTGGTATGGCAAATTTGGACACAGACCAAACATGCACACACAATGCATAGAGTTTAGTGTTAATTAATATGCAAACTAAACAAACATCTAGCATCAGCAGACATTTGAATTATTGAAAGAGCTACGACAAATTTAACTAGTATTTGAAATACGCCAGATATCACTAGATGGGCAAGTTGCCTAGCTAGcagaaaaaatagcatatatatgggtctgtttggcagagtttcaactccaagaattcTTAGAGCAAGATATCTGTAGCTCCAGAAATTCGTGAAGCTAAAACTGAGTATACACTGGAAATATTTATGTGAGTTATTTTGTTTATATtctaaactaaaaaatatatgctTAAGCCATTTTATACTCATCTACAAATACCAAATCTAAAGTGAATCTGAAAACCACAGCTCTGCAAAACAGGATCATAACTATCTTTGATTCTCTTCCCCTGTACATTTGGAACTCATTTGCTTTCTTTGTTTTCTCTCGTACATAACTCCAGGTGGGCCATTTTTTATTGGGCCCACCTACAGGCGAGAGTTGGGCCGCGGCGGTGCCAACTGGCAACAGAGCTCATCCATCCGAGCGGCTGGGCTTGGCTTGCACAGGAAGGCAGCAACAAGTTGGCACGGCCGCTCCAACGCCGCGCCCATTTCATTTTGGCATTTCGACCCGACTCCCCCTCCCCACTTCCCCAGCCGTTGCCGTGCGGATCCCCACCTCCCCGACCACCGCTCGCCGGGAGgatcccgccgccgccatgagCGAGATGAAGCAAGGAGGAAACGACGACGACGCCCTGCGCTGCCCCCCGCACCCTGGATTCATCCGCGGGCTCTGCTTCCTGTGCGGGGTGAAGGAGGAGGACGCGGAAGGAAGTAACCCCGGAGCCGCCGTTGGTTACGAGATGaggaagctaggaggagacgacgcctccgccgccgcgcgctgCCCGCCGCACCCTGGGTTCGTCCGCGGGCTCTGCTTCCTGTGCGGGGTGAAGGAGGAGGACGCGGAAGGAGGCGCGTCCCGAGGAGCCGCCGTTGGGTACATCCACAGGGGACCGACGCTGCCGGCTTCGGAGACGACTAGCATCCCGCGCGCGTCCGACCTGGCGACCCTCCTGCGCACGAGGAAGCTGACCCTCATCCTTGACCTGGATCACACGCTGCTTAACTCGACGGGGCTCCACGAGCTCTCCTTCATCGAGCAAGACCACGGGTTCACGTCGAACATCAGGGACGATCCCAGCATGGGCCTCTTCCGATTGGACTCCTCTCCCCCTTCTGTGCTCACCAAGCTGCGGCCGTTTGTGCGAAGCTTTCTGGAGCAGGCGAGCGCCATATTCGAGATGTTCGTGTACACCCTGGGAGAGCCGCATTACGCGAGGGCGGTCGTCAAGCTGCTCGACCCAGACGGCGTGTACTTCGGAGCGAGGATCGTGTCGTGCGAGGAGTCGACCAGGCCGGACGTGAAGAAACTCGACGTCATCCCGGGTGCCGAGGCCGTCGCGTTGGTGATCCTCGACGATTCGGACTATGTCTGGCCGGAGCAGCAGGACAACCTGATCCTGATCGACAGATACCACTACTTCGCCTCCACATGCTGGAATTTCGGCTACCGCGTCCCGTCACTGGCGGAGCAGAGGCGGGACGAGAGGGAGCACGACGGCTCGCTAGCCGTGGTGCTGAGCGTCCTGAAGCGCGTCCACCGCGGATTCTTCGACGGCCACTGCTCGGACGTCAGGGAGGTGATCAGGAGTGTGCGGCGCGAGGTGCTGCGCGGCTGCACGGTGGCGTTCAGCCGGTTGATGCCCCTGGAGGACTTCGCCGAGGACAGCCCCATGTGGACGTTGGCCGAGAAGCTCGGCGCCGTCTGCGAGGTCGATGTCGGCCCGACGGTCACCCATGTCGTCGCGGAGGATCCGGGGACCGAGAAGGCGCGGTGGGCGCGGGACAACAACAAGTTTCTCGTCAACTGGGATTGGATCAAGGCGGCAAGTTTCCGGTGGTGCCGGCCGAACGAGCAAGAGTTCCCGGTGACCCGTGGACGTTGAACAAAGCCGTGTGGCTTCCTGCTGCGGAATGGTATCGCCAGCCTCCGTGACTTGCTTGCTTCAGATCGTTGAGATTGCCTACTAACCTGATCGGTGAGAGTTGTGTGGCGCATTGATTCACTCGGGCCAAGTTTTGTTGGAAAAATCAGCACTAACCAGATGTCTCTGTTCAGTAGCTATCAGATGTTCATCGATCGAAATGGGGTTGCTAACCTTCGACACTTTCATACTTCGGATAGTTGAGACTTGAGATTGCCAGGGTGGTATTGTGGAAGGTGGTATCTCGATTCACTCGGGCCAAGTTTtgtttgaaaaatcattttcaaCATCTACCTTGTGGAGATGTTTCAGTGTTACTGATCCGTTGTGGTGAACTACAAATGTCGTTCTGTGTGCAGAACCTCTGTTCGGTTACTGTCAGGTGTTCAGAATAGGGAGTTTGAAATCTTTTAGTTCCTGTCAATGATCTCTGTTAAAATGCAAAACAATGGAAAAGGTTAGAATACGGCATAATCTGTGATGATGTCAATAAAAGGCACATGTGACATGCCTATGCATTACACGGCTAACCTATGAGTTAATGACTTGCTGTATTTCATTTCTATTTTCTTGAGATGACCGCATGTTTTCCTCTGCTTTGGATACTGATATGCTTGACATAATCGGTCATTCATCTTCAAAATACATATTAAAGTTGCACTCGCAAATATAAAATTGGGAAGATCTATCGCTCTATCGACTGCAATCGCTTTAGATTTCATTCACTTTCCTGTTAAGCATGCATTTTTGACCCAAATTGCGATAACATTAGTCACATTAGTCTTCATTAATAAGATCATCTCCAgtagctacctcaaattttcattctcaaaaatactattacagtatcctctatcactattataatatctcttattttttcatctctaatagCTACCTTATTTTCTAACTTCTACTACTCTTCCTCTCTCCGTTCGTGctcagcctctgtaaacagcACTGCTACAGTGTCCCTGTGAACAGTACCGCTACAGTGATGCGCACTGCCACGGTACCCGCAAAGTACGGACCAGTGCTCTTTcgaaacactgtagcagtactgtgcGGCACTGTAGCACCGAATGAGGTATCTTTGCGGTACTATAGCACTGGATAACTCTACTGTTGAAGTTGGCCTAAGTACGCATCTAGACCAAGATCTAACAGCCTAAAAAATTCATTGCAATGTAAAATAATTTTCAAGCTCCTGAAACAATAGCAACACTGataaatcaacaaaccaaaaactaagcactagagataCTAATCAAATTCCCTATGCACTAACTACGGCGACGTAAGGTAATTCCACCGAGCCCATATATAGCTCGCCGCCTTCCCTCTCCACCACCTCGGTTGGCCTCACGCTCTTCGGCCCTCTCATCACCTGGATCACCTGCCCATCGGCCCCGATCCAAAGGGCAACTCCGACTTCTCCCGGTGCAGCGCCACCCAGAACCCGCCTCCACCGTCGGGCCTCACGTTGTCAGGATAGCCCGGCAGGTCAGCAAGCGGCTCGGACGTGCTGGCCCTGGGGCCCTTAATCCAATACCTAAGCAGCTTGCACAGCCTGGTCAGCGCGACCACGAGGTGCCTCCGATCGGCGCTGGTGGCGAGGCCATTGGGGTACGTGATGCCGCCCCTTAGCACGGTGACACGGTTGGTTCATGAGGCAGCCCGTCGAGTCCCCGGTGGCTGTGACCCTCTCGTGCTGCGACCGCTGGTAGTTCATGCTGCTGTCGGTAAAGAACACGTCGCCAGTCACTTGGTCGACGTCGACTCCATTGGTGAAGCGGGGCGGCACACCGTCAGCCTCCGCCTCCGTTGATGCAGAAGGAGAAGTGTGTTTAGGATATAAGGCTTGTTTGGCAAGCTGGCCATCTCTGGCTCCggaaatttttggagctaaagtTGTGGAAAGATTAAGGGTTGGGCACAAAGCCAAGACAATCGAAATCGTAGCACGGCTACGTCCGGCCAGCACGAGGTTGAGCTGCTACACAGTCGACGGGTTCGGCACTTCGGCGTCAGTGGTAACGGTATGCATACGTTTTACGGCGGACCCGGCGCGATTGAGTCGGATGGATGATGATCTGTTGGGAAGCAAGACTGATTTATCATGTAATAATGAGAGCCGATATGAGCAAGACAGTGTTGATCACGAAAATGTGAAAGGCGTATCATTTGCTTGCGTTCATGATCAGAGTGATTTTTTTGACGAAATGCGTTGTGAAGTACAAGCGACGTTGGTGCAGTTGAGGGGGCAAAAGTAGCGGGCAATCCGTGCGCGGTGCTGGTAGGTGCTTTGCTTATTCGTCTACCTGAGCCGCGACTCGTCCGTGAAGCGGGTGGCGATCTTGGCGGTGTCGCGCCACCGGCACGCCTCGCGCTCGGCGTCTCGCAGCTTCCTCCGCGCGCGCTCCAGCGCCGACTCAAGTTCCGCGATCCGCGCCTCGTGCCGCGACTGCAGCAGCTCGTGCAGCCTTCGCTCCAGTTCGCGGGCCGACACGCCGCCGTGGGACGGGCTCTTCTCGATCCCCTCCTcgcactcctcctcctcctcttcttcttcctcctcctcgttgtCTTCGCCCTCGTCGCAGCCTTGGTCTGTCACTACGTCGTCGTTGTCTGAGCAGATAGTTGAGTGGCTCCCCGAAGTGGCATCTCTCTTCGCCTCCATCTGCGAGGATCGATCAGAATTGAGCGCACATTGGCAAAAAATGCCCTGAAGCATGCTTCTATCTGCACAGTACCTCGAGTTCGTGATCACGCCAAGGACTCGCACGTTCCTCGTCGTTCGAGGTCAGCTGCAAGCGCGACAGTTCCGCCTCGAGCTCGGCTTCCATCTGGTCCATCGGACGGTTCCCTGCATCTTCGCTCGCCCCGCGGCTCGCCGAGGCGGCCGTGCGCGAACCATCAGACTGGAACAGGGCGCCCTCCTTGTCGGTGGCGCAGACGACGGGCTCCTTGACGACACTGGCGCTGTCGGTGTGATTGTCGGACGCGCCGGGGCAGCCGTTGCTGCTCCGCACGTCCTCCCTGAAGTCCGTCAGCAGCCGCTCCATCTGGGCACGCAGCTCCGCCATCCTTCTCAGCTCCGCCGCGCTCTTGGAGAGCAGCAGCACGAGGCTCGCGCCCAGCCCCAGGCTCGCCGGCAGCGCCTCCTCCACCCCCGCCGCCTTCTTCCCTGCACGCCATGAACGCCATTTGGTTATGCAATGCTCAAGACACCAATGGGCAATATCCGCTCCGATCGCCATGGACACACGCATGTACCAAGAGAACTCCGAGGCGACTCGCGAGGCTCCGCTTGGCTGCCCACCACCTTCGGCGCGGGCATCTCCCTCGCCTCCTCCTTGGCCGCCGCGCCGCTGGAAAAGTAGCGGGGGAGGCGCAGGCGGCAACCAAACCCACCGCCGCGGCCCCTGTGGAGGATGCGCGAGAGCAGAGAGCGCGGCGAGGAGCActcgcgggcggcggcggcggaagcaTTGGCAGCCGCGGAGGCTTCGGTGAGGAGGGCTCCGACGGTGGGAGGCGACGACTCTGAGACGCGCGGTGGCAGTGGCAGCGCCGGCGCCGTGCTCCCCTCCACAGCCATTGGTGACGGCTTTGAGGATTCGAGAAATATTTGTGGAGGATTTGATGGGTTTGGATTGGAGGATTCGATCGAGGCCTGTGTATTTATAGATGGCGGCAATCATGGGGAGGAGAGGGGTTTATGCTGGGCTTTGAAACGCGTGGGTTCAGGCTGTGTTTGAAAATGGCATGGACGCCCATGCAATTCAAAGTTCAAACAGTTCGCGAGCCATTTCGACCCATGTAAATGCCGCAATGGAAGGTAGGTTCCCCATAATTTCTCAAACGCGTGCACAGCATCACAACTCATTTATGGCACCAACAAACCGTGGTTCTCCAAATTTTCAATAGTGTTGGCGACATTTAGGGAATGCAAATCCACCGCAGGTGTAGACACACGGGTTATCTCATTTGTCTATTCCTCACATATGATATTTATATATCCGTTGATTCttttatatacatataatttttgttcaCCTAACTCTTCAACACTATAACTCATGCGTGTGCAAGAGCTGGTAGAATTTTCTCCTCTACAACATCCATCTTATTGGCGTTTTTGGCGTCAAACGCCGCCTTCAATGTTTGAATTGTTCGTTTGGCAAACGGTGACTAAATACTTATGCAAGGGTGACTTGATGTCAAATTTTGAATGCTACGTACGCCTTTTCTCCCCCCTCAACATAGATGAGATAATTCGCTCAGAAATTTAGTGAAAATCTAGACTACAGGTGCTTGGATTTGGATCCAAATCCATCTCGACGGCGACCATTGTTCCACATACTTGAAACCAAGCTTGATTGAAACCAACTCATTTACAAACTCCAGCTAACTTCGTCGATCCCAATGGGGGCTCTTTCAAATTTCCAATTCCTTTGGCTCGATTCACATGAGCCACTGCATGCAATGGACCTGATCACCTGAATGCTAAACAGTTTGTCTGGTAACACAATGGCGCGAAT
This genomic interval carries:
- the LOC133920774 gene encoding RNA polymerase II C-terminal domain phosphatase-like 4, with amino-acid sequence MSEMKQGGNDDDALRCPPHPGFIRGLCFLCGVKEEDAEGSNPGAAVGYEMRKLGGDDASAAARCPPHPGFVRGLCFLCGVKEEDAEGGASRGAAVGYIHRGPTLPASETTSIPRASDLATLLRTRKLTLILDLDHTLLNSTGLHELSFIEQDHGFTSNIRDDPSMGLFRLDSSPPSVLTKLRPFVRSFLEQASAIFEMFVYTLGEPHYARAVVKLLDPDGVYFGARIVSCEESTRPDVKKLDVIPGAEAVALVILDDSDYVWPEQQDNLILIDRYHYFASTCWNFGYRVPSLAEQRRDEREHDGSLAVVLSVLKRVHRGFFDGHCSDVREVIRSVRREVLRGCTVAFSRLMPLEDFAEDSPMWTLAEKLGAVCEVDVGPTVTHVVAEDPGTEKARWARDNNKFLVNWDWIKAASFRWCRPNEQEFPVTRGR
- the LOC133920335 gene encoding protein POLAR LOCALIZATION DURING ASYMMETRIC DIVISION AND REDISTRIBUTION-like codes for the protein MAVEGSTAPALPLPPRVSESSPPTVGALLTEASAAANASAAAARECSSPRSLLSRILHRGRGGGFGCRLRLPRYFSSGAAAKEEAREMPAPKVVGSQAEPRESPRSSLGKKAAGVEEALPASLGLGASLVLLLSKSAAELRRMAELRAQMERLLTDFREDVRSSNGCPGASDNHTDSASVVKEPVVCATDKEGALFQSDGSRTAASASRGASEDAGNRPMDQMEAELEAELSRLQLTSNDEERASPWRDHELEMEAKRDATSGSHSTICSDNDDVVTDQGCDEGEDNEEEEEEEEEEECEEGIEKSPSHGGVSARELERRLHELLQSRHEARIAELESALERARRKLRDAEREACRWRDTAKIATRFTDESRLR